Proteins from a single region of Nerophis ophidion isolate RoL-2023_Sa linkage group LG08, RoL_Noph_v1.0, whole genome shotgun sequence:
- the LOC133557776 gene encoding solute carrier family 45 member 4 isoform X3, giving the protein MFTPLIGSASDRCSLRWGRRRPFILALCIGTLIGVALFLNGSLIGLSLGDVPGKQPIGIVLTVLGVVVLDFSADATEGPIRAYLLDVADTEDQDMALNIHAASAGLGGAVGYALGGLNWTNTFLGEIFKSQEQILFIFAAILFSGSVVLHLLSIDEQQYIPLHDRLDQESPSQPQPLGDGRTGLLAPKLEMIGEDETMDSFDLYDRDDLSERGDLDMDFLEVELVRSKSDSVLAMTDATLEHLDNEALFLCHIEPSIFADRLSPYHSSPPAPAHLLRANCITPPLPPSLAGVRRSSSAGSQDLLRPQTSNHQKHPSGGSVRVCRLSAFLQEMENDEGQEALLNNQLNEQRTLNGRLLAGVDMTSTGVANGLSAKGQAHRAGMVKAASTGAPMRLSHHHHTFYRQPSCTFSYYGRVGRRRRYQRANAAFLIKPSRSMNDLYEVVARHRHSNRQRNRHRSGNTNSSSGDAESEECEVETTVRLLWLSMLKMPPELLRLCACHLLTWFSIIAEAVFFTDFMGQVIYHGDPTASVNSTALDNYHQGVQMGCWGLVIYAMTAATCSALLQKYLDNFDLSIKVIYILGTLGFSIGTAVMALFPNVYVAMVMISSMGIMSMSISYCPYALLGQYHEMKEYIHHSPGNSRRGFGIDCAILSCQVYISQILVASALGSVVEAVGSVRVIPLMASGGSLFGFLTACFLVIYPSPHNGEAGSTKASEKQALTTPGSKTPQEKPSFLKLNKSGKATTTTTSCHMENESAL; this is encoded by the exons ATGTTCACGCCGCTGATCGGCTCAGCCAGCGACCGCTGCTCGCTGCGCTGGGGCCGGCGGAGACCCTTCATCTTGGCACTCTGTATTGGAACGCTGATCGGAGTGGCGCTCTTCCTGAACGGATCTCTGATAG GACTGTCTTTGGGGGATGTGCCGGGGAAACAACCAATTGGAATAGTCCTCACCGTGCTGGGAGTGGTGGTGTTGGACTTCAGCGCCGATGCGACGGAGGGACCAATCAGAGCGTACCTTTTGGACGTGGCCGACACAGAGGACCAGGACATGGCACTTAACATCCATGCAGCCTCGGCAG GTCTCGGTGGGGCGGTGGGCTACGCTCTGGGCGGCCTTAACTGGACTAACACCTTCCTGGGAGAAATCTTCAAGTCTCAGGAGCAGATTCTTTTCATCTTTGCCGCCATTCTCTTCTCTGGGTCTGTGGTGTTACATCTGCTCAGCATTGACGAGCAGCAGTACATACCTTTACATGACAGGCTGGACCAG GAGAGTCCAAGCCAGCCTCAACCTTTAGGGGATGGCAGGACGGGACTTCTGGCTCCTAAACTGGAAATGATCGGAGAGGATGAAACAATGGACAGCTTTGACCTTTATGACAGAGACGATCTGTCCGAGCGCGGGGATTTGGACATGGACTTTCTGGAGGTGGAGCTCGTTAGAA GTAAAAGTGACAGTGTTCTGGCCATGACGGACGCCACTTTGGAACACCTGGACAACGAAGCTTTATTCCTGTGCCACATCGAGCCGTCCATCTTTGCGGACCGCCTCTCTCCCTACCACAGCTCTCCCCCGGCACCCGCCCACCTCCTGCGCGCCAACTGCATCACCCCGCCACTTCCCCCCAGTCTGGCTGGTGTGCGACGCAGTAGTAGTGCAGGAAGCCAAGACCTGCTCCGCCCCCAAACCAGCAACCACCAAAAACACCCCTCGGGCGGCAGTGTTAGGGTCTGCCGCCTTTCGGCGTTCTTACAGGAAATGGAGAATGACGAGGGGCAGGAGGCGTTGCTCAACAACCAACTCAATGAGCAGCGCACCTTGAATGGTCGCTTGCTGGCAGGCGTCGACATGACAAGTACAGGTGTCGCTAACGGGCTGAGCGCTAAAGGACAAGCTCATCGTGCCGGAATGGTCAAAG CTGCCAGCACGGGTGCCCCCATGCGGCTGTCCCACCACCACCATACCTTCTACCGCCAGCCGTCTTGCACCTTCTCCTACTACGGCCGAGTGGGCCGTCGCCGCCGCTACCAGCGGGCCAACGCTGCCTTCCTTATCAAGCCTTCGCGCAGCATGAACGACCTGTACGAGGTGGTGGCACGGCACAGGCACAGTAACCGGCAGCGCAACCGTCACCGCAGCGGCAACACCAACTCCTCCAGCGGAGACGCTGAGAGCGAGGAATGCGAG GTGGAGACAACTGTGCGTCTGCTGTGGCTCTCCATGCTGAAGATGCCCCCGGAACTCCTGCGTCTGTGCGCCTGTCACCTGCTCACATGGTTCTCCATCATAGCCGAGGCCGTTTTCTTCACAGACTTCATGGGACAAGTCATCTACCACGGAGATCCCACT GCTTCAGTTAACTCCACTGCTTTAGATAATTATCACCAAGGCGTTCAGATGGGATGTTGGGGTCTGGTTATATACGCCATGACCGCTGCTACTTGTTCAG CTCTCCTTCAAAAGTACCTTGATAACTTTGACCTCAGCATCAAGGTCATTTACATCCTGGGCACGCTTGGGTTCTCCATAG GAACTGCTGTCATGGCTTTATTCCCCAATgtttatgttgccatggtgatgatCAGCAGCATGGGCATCATGTCCATGAGCATCTCCTACTGCCCCTACGCCCTGTTGGGACAATACCATGAAATGAAAGAG TACATCCATCATAGTCCCGGCAACTCCCGAAGAGGATTTGGCATTGACTGCGCCATCTTGTCCTGCCAA GTGTACATCAGTCAAATCCTTGTGGCTTCAGCTTTAGGTTCCGTCGTGGAAGCCGTTGGCAGCGTGCGTGTTATTCCCCTCATGGCGTCCGGGGGCTCACTCTTTGGATTTCTCACCGCCTGCTTCCTGGTCATTTACCCCTCACCACATAATGG